The sequence GGTGGTGGAGAACCCTCGCCTGGTGCGCACCCGCCTGGGCGCCAGCCTGGAAGAACTCACCGCCGGCGAGCTCAAGCCCGGCGCCAACCGCGTGGTCTCCGGCTCCCTGCTGGGTGGCCGCACGTCCCGTGGGGCTTGCGCCTACCTCGGCCGCTATCACCAGCAGGTGTCCTGCCTCACCGAGGGCAATGACCGCGAGTTGCTGCACTACCTGCGCGCCGGGGTGAACAAGCACTCGGTGCTCAATATCTTCGTTTCCAGACTGCTGGGCGCCCGCAAGCTGCCGTTCAGCACCACCACCAACGGCAGCCCGCGCGCCATGGTGCCGGTAGGCAACTACGAGGCCGTGATGCCGCTGGATATCCTGCCCACCCAGCTGCTGCGCTACCTGATCGTCGGCGACACCGAAATGGCGCAGAAGCTCGGTTGCCTGGAACTGGACGAAGAAGACCTGGCGCTGTGCAGCTATGTCTGCGCCGGCAAGTACGAGTACGGCCCGATCCTGCGGGACAACCTCAGCCGTATCGAAAAGGAGGGCTGAGATGGGCCTGCGTAAATTCCTCGACCGTATCGAGCACAACTTCGAGCAGGGCGGCCGCTATGAAAAGTGGTACGCCCTCTATGAAGCGGTGGACACCTTCTTCTACCGCCCCGCCAGCGTGACCCGCACCACTGCCCATGTGCGCGACGGCATCGACCTCAAGCGGATGATGATCACCGTCTGGCTCTGCACCTTCCCGGCCATGTTCTTCGGCATGTGGAACGTCGGCTACCAGGCCAACCTGGTCTTCGCCCAGAGCCCGGACCTGCTGGCGGCCCAGGACGGCTGGCGCTTCGCCCTGATCGGTTCCCTGGCAGGCTTCGACCCCAACAGCCTGTGGGACAACTTCATCCAGGGCGCCGCCTGGTTCCTGCCCATCTACGCAGTGACCTTCATCGTCGGCGGTTTCTGGGAAGTGCTGTTCGCCTCCATTCGCCGCCATGAAGTGAACGAAGGCTTCTTCGTTACCTCGGTGCTCTTCGCCCTGACCCTGCCGCCGAGCATTCCGCTCTGGCAGGTGGCCCTCGGCATCAGCTTCGGCGTGGTGCTGGGCAAGGAAGTCTTCGGCGGTACCGGCAAGAACTTCCTCAACCCGGCCCTGGCCGGTCGCGCCTTCCTGTTCTTCGCCTACCCGGCGCAGATTTCCGGGGATGCGGTGTGGACCGCGGTGGACGGCTTCGCCGGTGCCACCTCGCTGAGCCTCGGCGCCGCTGGCGGCGTCGAGAACATCGTCGGTCACGGCATCACCTGGATGGATGCCTTCCTCGGCACCATCCAGGGTTCCATCGGCGAGACCAGCACCCTGGCCATCCTCATCGGCGGCGGCGTGCTGCTGGTGACCCGTATCGCCGCCTGGCGCATCGTCGCCGGCGTGATGCTGGGCATGATCGCCACCAGCTGGCTGTTCAACGCCATCGGCTCCGAGACCAATCCGATGTTCGCCATGCCCTGGTACTGGCACCTGGTCCTGGGCGGCTTCGCCTTCGGCATGATGTTCATGGCCACCGACCCGGTGTCGGCCTCCATGACCAACACCGGCAAATGGCTGTTCGGCGCGCTGATCGGCCTGATGGTGGTGCTGATCCGCGTGGTCAACCCGGCCTTCCCGGAAGGCATGATGCTGGCGATCCTCTTCGCCAACCTGTTCGCGCCGCTGATCGACCATTTCGTCGTCCAGGCCAATATCAAGCGGAGGCTGGCACGCAATGGCTGAGCAGAAAGAATCGACTGTCCGCACCCTGCTGGTGGCCCTGGTGGTCTGTCTGGTGTGCTCGGTGTTCGTCGCCGGCGCCGCCATCGCGCTGAAGCCGGTGCAGGTGGACAACCGTGAGCTGGACAAGCAACGCAGCATCCTCACCGTCGCCGGCCTGGCCCAGCCGGGCCTGTCCGCCGAGCAGGTGAAGGCGCTCTACGCCGAGCGCATCACCGCGCGAGTGGTGGACCTGGCCAGCGGCAACTTCACCGACGAGATCCAGGCCGCCGGCTTCGATCCGCTGAAGGCCGCCAAGGACCCGCAGCTTTCCGACGCGCTCCCGGCGGAGCAGGACATCGCCTCCATCAAGCGCCGCGAGCGTTTCAGCACGGTCTACCTGGTGCAACAGGACGGCCAGTTGCAGACCGTGATCCTGCCGGTGCGCGGCTACGGCCTCTGGTCGACCCTGTACGGCTTCCTCGCCCTCGAGGGCGACCTGAACACCGTGGTGGGCCTGGGCTTCTACCAGCATGGCGAGACCCCGGGTCTTGGCGGTGAGGTGGACAACCCCAAATGGAAGGCGCTGTGGAACGGCAAGAGCCTGTTCGACGAGCAGGGCCAGCTGGCCATCCAGATCATCAAGGGCAGCGTCGACCCGCAGTCGTCCAACGCCGCCCACAAGGTCGACGGCCTGGCCGGCGCCACGTTGACCAGCAAGGGCGTCAACAACCTGCTGCATTTCTGGCTCGGCAAGAACGGCTTCGGCCCCTTCCTGGCCAAACTGAATAACGGGGAGGCATGAGCATGGCGCAGCAACCCACGATCCGCTCGGTCCTGCTGGACCCGGTCCTGCACAACAACCCCATCGGCCTGCAGATCCTCGGCATCTGCTCGGCCCTGGCGGTGACGTCCAACCTGAAGACCGCGCTGGTGATGTCGATCGCCCTGACCCTGGTGACCGGCTTCTCCAACCTGTTCATCTCGATGATCCGCAGCCAGATCCCGAGCTCCATCCGCATGATCGTGCAGATGGTGATCATCGCGTCCCTGGTGATAGTGGTGGACCAGGTGCTCAAGGCCTACGCCTTCAGTCTGTCCAAGCAGCTCTCGGTATTCGTCGGGCTGATCATCACCAACTGCATCGTGATGGGCCGCGCGGAGGCCTTCGCGATGGCCAACCCGCCGGTGCTGTCGTTCTTCGACGGCATCGGCAACGGCCTGGGCTACAGCGCCATGCTGATCGTCCTCGGCGTCGTTCGCGAGCTGTTCGGCGCAGGCAAGCTGCTGGGCTTCGAAGTGCTGCCGGTGATCAACGATGGCGGCTGGTACCAGCCCAACGGCCTGCTGCTGCTGCCGCCTTCGGCGTTCTTCCTGATCGGCCTGATCATCTGGGCCCTGCGCAGCTGGAAGACCGAGCAGAAGGAGGCGCCGTCCTACAAGATCGCGCCCCAGGTATCCAACAAGGAGGCCTACTGATGGAGCATTACCTCAGCCTGTTCGTGAAGGCCGTGTTCGTCGAGAACATGGCGCTCGCGTTCTTCCTCGGCATGTGCACCTTCATCGCCATTTCCAAGAAGGTGGAAACCGCCATCGGCCTCGGCATCGCCGTGATCGTGGTGCAGGCCATCACGGTGCCGGCCAACAACCTGCTCTACACGCTGCTGCTGAAAGACGGCGCCCTGGCCTGGGCCGGCCTGCCGGAGGTGGACCTGTCGTTCCTCGGCCTGTTGAGCTACATCGGCGTGATCGCCGCCATCGTGCAGATCCTCGAGATGCTGCTCGACAAGTATGTGCCCTCGCTCTACAACGCCCTGGGCGTGTTCCTGCCGCTGATCACGGTGAACTGCGCCATCATGGCCGGCTCGCTGTTCATGGTGGAGCGCGACTACAACCTGGGTGAAAGCGTGGTCTACGGCATCGGCTCCGGCTTCTCCTGGGCGCTGGCCATCGCACTGCTGGCGGGCATCCGCGAGAAGCTCAAGTACAGCGATGTGCCCGAAGGCCTGCAGGGGCTCGGCATCACCTTCATCACCATCGGCCTGATGTCCCTCGGCTTCATGTCGTTCTCCGGTGTACAGCTCTAAGGAAAGGACATGCTGAGTTTCGAAATCTTCCTCGCCATCGGCATGTTCACTGCCATCGTCCTCGGACTGGTGGTGATCATCCTGGCGGCACGCGCCAAGCTGGTATCCAGCGGCGACGTGAACATCCTGATCAACGGCGAGCGGACCATCACCGTCCCGGCCGGCGGCAAGCTGCTGCAGACCCTCGCGGCGCAGAACGTCTTCCTCTCGTCCGCCTGCGGCGGCGGCGGCACCTGCGCCCAGTGCAAGTGCATCGTCGAGAGCGGTGGTGGCGAGATGCTGCCCACCGAGGAATCCCACTTCACCCGCCGCCAGGCGAAGGAAGGCTGGCGCCTGTCCTGCCAGACCCCGGTGAAGCAGGACATGCACATCGAGGTGCCGGAAGAAGTCTTCGGCGTGAAGAAGTGGGAATGCACGGTGGAGTCCAACCCCAACGTGGCCACCTTCATCAAGGAACTGACCCTGCGCCTGCCGGAAGGGGAGAGCGTGGACTTCCGCGCCGGTGGCTACGTGCAGCTGGAGTGCCCGCCGCACCAGGTGGCCTACAAGGACTTCGACATCCAGCCGGAATACCGGGGCGACTGGGACAAGTTCAACCAGTGGAAGTACGTGTCCAAGGTGGACGAAACGGTGATCCGCGCCTACTCCATGGCCAACTACCCGGACGAGAAGGGCATCGTCAAATTCAACATCCGCATCGCCTCGCCGCCGCCCGGCAAGGATGCGCTGCCCCCGGGGCAGATGTCTTCCTGGGTATTCAGCCTCAAGCCCGGTGACAAGGTCACGGTCTATGGTCCCTTCGGCGAGTTCTTCGCCAAGGACACCGATGCCGAGATGGTCTTCATCGGCGGCGGCGCCGGCATGGCGCCCATGCGCTCGCACATCTTCGACCAGCTCAAGCGCCTCGGCTCCAAGCGCAAGATCAGCTTCTGGTACGGCGCGCGCTCACTGCGCGAGGCCTTCTACACCGAAGAGTACGACCAGCTGGCCGCCGAGAACCCGAACTTCCAGTGGCACCTGGCGCTGTCCGACCCGCAGCCGGAAGACAACTGGACCGGCCTCAAGGGCTTCATCCACAACGTGCTCTTCGAGAATTACCTCAAGGACCATCCGGCCCCCGAGGACTGCGAGTTCTACATGTGCGGCCCGCCGATGATGAACGCCGCGGTGATCAAGATGCTTCTCGACCTCGGCGTCGAGCGCGAGAACATCCTGCTGGACGATTTCGGTGGCTAGATCGCTCGTCCTGCTGCTCTCGGCCAGCCTGCTGCTGGCCGGGTGCGGCGAAACGCTGGAACAGTTCGGCGGCCCCACCATGGGCAGCAGCTATTCGGTGAAATACGTGCGCGGCGCCTCCGGTCCGTCGGTGGAGCAGGCGCGCGGCGAGGTGGAAGGCATACTGGCCGAGATCGACCGGCAGATGTCCACCTACCGCAACGACTCCGAGGTGGAACGCTTCAATGCCTTGCCCGCCGGCAGCTGCCTGGCGCTGCCGGGGCCCATGCTGGAGCTGGTGGCCTTCGCCGGGCAGTTGTCGAAGGACAGCGACGGCGCCTTCGACATGACGGTGGAGCCCTTGCTCAACCTCTGGGGCTTCGGCCCGCAGTCCCGTGGCGACCAGGTGCCCAGCCCTGAGGCCATTGCCGCCGCCAAGGCCGTTGTGGGCCAGCAGCACCTGACCGTCCGTGGCCAGGAGCTGTGCAAGGACGCCCCCGTGCAGCTCGACTTCAACAGCATCGCCGCCGGCTATGCGGTGGACCGCGTGGTGGCGCGCCTGGGCGAGCTGGGCGTGGGCAGCGCACTGGTGGAAATCACAGGAGAGCTGAAGGCGGTCGGCCGCAAGCCCGACGGCATGCCCTGGCGCATCGCCATCGAGGCGCCACGGGATGATCGCCAGGTGGCGCAGAAGATCGTCCAGCTCGATGGGCTGGGCGTTTCCACCTCGGGCGACTACCGCAACTACTTTGAAAAGAACGGCAAGCGCTATTCCCACACCATCGACCCCAAGACGGGGGCGCCCATCAGCCACAGCCTGGCGGCGGTGACGGTGGTGGACGAGTCGGCCCTGCGGGCGGACGGCCTGTCCACCCTGCTGATGGTGCTGGGACCTGAGGCGGGCGAGGCCTATGCTGAACGCCAAGGCATCGCCGCCTTCTTCGTGACCCGTGCTGGCGAGGGCTTCGTCAGCCATGGCAGCAGCCGTTTCCGCGAGCTGTTCGAGCAACAGGAGAAATCGAAATGACCTTCGTGCTGGTGTTCCTGATCATGCTGCTGGTGGTGCTGGGCATGGCCGTGGGCGTGATCATGGGCCGCAAACCCATCGCCGGTTCCTGCGGTGGCATCGCCAACCTGGGGATAGAGAAGGAGTGCTCTATCTGTGGCGGCAATCGCGAGAAATGCGAAGAAGTGCGCCGCGAGGGCGATGTAGTGGATTCAGAACTCGCCTACGACGCGACCAAGCGCTAATGTGCAGCGCCAAGCGGCTCGGCTAAGCTGCACGCCAGTTCAAGGTCCCGCCAGGGATCGCCGAAACAGGTTCCGAATTCCGCGGTGGCGAGTGCCGCGGACCTTGCCGGGGGCGCCAGAGGGCGCCCCGGCCCGTTATGAGGAGTAAGCATGGCTGTCTACAACTATGACGTAGTGGTGCTGGGTTCAGGCCCGGCGGGTGAGGGCGCGGCGATGAACGCCGCCAAGGCCGGACGCAAGGTGGCGGTGGTGGACAACCGCCCGCTGGTCGGCGGCAACTGCACCCACCTCGGCACCATCCCGTCCAAGGCCCTGCGCCACTCGGTACG is a genomic window of Pseudomonas resinovorans NBRC 106553 containing:
- a CDS encoding Na(+)-translocating NADH-quinone reductase subunit C yields the protein MAEQKESTVRTLLVALVVCLVCSVFVAGAAIALKPVQVDNRELDKQRSILTVAGLAQPGLSAEQVKALYAERITARVVDLASGNFTDEIQAAGFDPLKAAKDPQLSDALPAEQDIASIKRRERFSTVYLVQQDGQLQTVILPVRGYGLWSTLYGFLALEGDLNTVVGLGFYQHGETPGLGGEVDNPKWKALWNGKSLFDEQGQLAIQIIKGSVDPQSSNAAHKVDGLAGATLTSKGVNNLLHFWLGKNGFGPFLAKLNNGEA
- the nqrF gene encoding NADH:ubiquinone reductase (Na(+)-transporting) subunit F gives rise to the protein MLSFEIFLAIGMFTAIVLGLVVIILAARAKLVSSGDVNILINGERTITVPAGGKLLQTLAAQNVFLSSACGGGGTCAQCKCIVESGGGEMLPTEESHFTRRQAKEGWRLSCQTPVKQDMHIEVPEEVFGVKKWECTVESNPNVATFIKELTLRLPEGESVDFRAGGYVQLECPPHQVAYKDFDIQPEYRGDWDKFNQWKYVSKVDETVIRAYSMANYPDEKGIVKFNIRIASPPPGKDALPPGQMSSWVFSLKPGDKVTVYGPFGEFFAKDTDAEMVFIGGGAGMAPMRSHIFDQLKRLGSKRKISFWYGARSLREAFYTEEYDQLAAENPNFQWHLALSDPQPEDNWTGLKGFIHNVLFENYLKDHPAPEDCEFYMCGPPMMNAAVIKMLLDLGVERENILLDDFGG
- the nqrM gene encoding (Na+)-NQR maturation NqrM produces the protein MTFVLVFLIMLLVVLGMAVGVIMGRKPIAGSCGGIANLGIEKECSICGGNREKCEEVRREGDVVDSELAYDATKR
- a CDS encoding NADH:ubiquinone reductase (Na(+)-transporting) subunit D, which translates into the protein MAQQPTIRSVLLDPVLHNNPIGLQILGICSALAVTSNLKTALVMSIALTLVTGFSNLFISMIRSQIPSSIRMIVQMVIIASLVIVVDQVLKAYAFSLSKQLSVFVGLIITNCIVMGRAEAFAMANPPVLSFFDGIGNGLGYSAMLIVLGVVRELFGAGKLLGFEVLPVINDGGWYQPNGLLLLPPSAFFLIGLIIWALRSWKTEQKEAPSYKIAPQVSNKEAY
- the nqrE gene encoding NADH:ubiquinone reductase (Na(+)-transporting) subunit E: MEHYLSLFVKAVFVENMALAFFLGMCTFIAISKKVETAIGLGIAVIVVQAITVPANNLLYTLLLKDGALAWAGLPEVDLSFLGLLSYIGVIAAIVQILEMLLDKYVPSLYNALGVFLPLITVNCAIMAGSLFMVERDYNLGESVVYGIGSGFSWALAIALLAGIREKLKYSDVPEGLQGLGITFITIGLMSLGFMSFSGVQL
- a CDS encoding NADH:ubiquinone reductase (Na(+)-transporting) subunit B — protein: MGLRKFLDRIEHNFEQGGRYEKWYALYEAVDTFFYRPASVTRTTAHVRDGIDLKRMMITVWLCTFPAMFFGMWNVGYQANLVFAQSPDLLAAQDGWRFALIGSLAGFDPNSLWDNFIQGAAWFLPIYAVTFIVGGFWEVLFASIRRHEVNEGFFVTSVLFALTLPPSIPLWQVALGISFGVVLGKEVFGGTGKNFLNPALAGRAFLFFAYPAQISGDAVWTAVDGFAGATSLSLGAAGGVENIVGHGITWMDAFLGTIQGSIGETSTLAILIGGGVLLVTRIAAWRIVAGVMLGMIATSWLFNAIGSETNPMFAMPWYWHLVLGGFAFGMMFMATDPVSASMTNTGKWLFGALIGLMVVLIRVVNPAFPEGMMLAILFANLFAPLIDHFVVQANIKRRLARNG
- a CDS encoding FAD:protein FMN transferase, with product MARSLVLLLSASLLLAGCGETLEQFGGPTMGSSYSVKYVRGASGPSVEQARGEVEGILAEIDRQMSTYRNDSEVERFNALPAGSCLALPGPMLELVAFAGQLSKDSDGAFDMTVEPLLNLWGFGPQSRGDQVPSPEAIAAAKAVVGQQHLTVRGQELCKDAPVQLDFNSIAAGYAVDRVVARLGELGVGSALVEITGELKAVGRKPDGMPWRIAIEAPRDDRQVAQKIVQLDGLGVSTSGDYRNYFEKNGKRYSHTIDPKTGAPISHSLAAVTVVDESALRADGLSTLLMVLGPEAGEAYAERQGIAAFFVTRAGEGFVSHGSSRFRELFEQQEKSK